From Kryptolebias marmoratus isolate JLee-2015 linkage group LG15, ASM164957v2, whole genome shotgun sequence, a single genomic window includes:
- the LOC119617736 gene encoding uncharacterized protein LOC119617736, whose protein sequence is MCVFLASVCIEISDYTLNIVTTTGNITEERNSLVTCQTNGADCVFQCLINNKYPFNGSSDCLEASKTPLNGSTGFLYDIYNYTKCYKYLCIQSSVVQIIKFINSTDHGRKDMLALHSIRNSCQALFATNHEFKKAYIAVEKEIIHDIMAASKPEEGKRTTHNQFLSVNVYNLKRNNLSLINDTMQLEGPQLPLNNESLLPEIWLPVNAANHIMEKSGIIGVVSYMQYSQFQLHRENISSMVLRLEVLGQRLQNLKPPIKMIFRVNQTNVHNDSHLLCQYFDEYGRCMSGFTRSLIKMHSTYIVM, encoded by the exons ATGTGTGTCTTCTTGGCTTCAGTGTGCATCGAGATTTCAGACTATACTCTTAACATTGTTACAACCACTGGAAACATTACTGAGGAAAGGAACAGTCTTGTCACATGTCAAACCAATGGTGCTGACTGTGTCTTCCAATGCCTTATCAACAATAAGTACCCGTTCAATGGATCATCTGATTGCTTAGAGGCTTCTAAGACTCCACTCAACGGTTCCACTGGCTTTTTGTATGACATTTACAATT ATACAAAATGCTACAAGTACTTGTGCATCCAGTCATCTGTCgtgcaaataattaaatttataaatagTACTGACCATGGCCGGAAGGACATGCTAGCGCTGCATAGCATAAGGAATTCCTGTCAGGCTCTCTTTGCCACCAACCATGAATTCAAGAAGGCATATATAGC AGTGGAGAAAGAAATAATCCATGACATCATGGCAGCATCCAAGCCTGAGGAAGGAAAGCGCACAACACACAACCAGTTTTTGTCAGTGAatgtttacaatttaaaaaggaacaatCTCAGCCTAATAAACGACACAATGCAGCTAGAGGGTCCACAG TTGCCGCTGAACAACGAGTCATTACTCCCTGAGATTTGGCTGCCAGTGAATGCAGCGAACCACATCATGGAAAAGTCAGGGATTATTGGTGTGGTCAGCTACATGCAGTACAGCCAGTTCCAA CTACACCGGGAGAATATTTCATCAATGGTTCTCCGGTTAGAGGTGTTGGGGCAACGCCTGCAGAATCTAAAGCCACCAATCAAGATGATTTTCAGAGTTAATCAGACAAATGTACAC aatGACTCACATTTACTCTGTCAGTATTTTGATGAATACGGTAGGTGTATGTCAGGTTTTACCCGAAGCTTGATAAAGATGCATTCTACTTACATAGTTATGTAG